From Kryptolebias marmoratus isolate JLee-2015 linkage group LG15, ASM164957v2, whole genome shotgun sequence, a single genomic window includes:
- the arpp19a gene encoding cAMP-regulated phosphoprotein 19-A: MSGDNEETQTAEETSVEETEVQDKVISPEKAEEAKLKARYPNLGNKPGGSDLLRKRLQKGQKYFDSGDYNMAKAKIKNKQLPAAAPEKTEITGDHIPTPQDLPQRKPSLVASKLAG, translated from the exons ATGTCGGGAGATAACGAGGAGACGCAGACCGCAGAGGAGACGTCGGTGGAGGAGACG GAAGTGCAGGACAAGGTGATCAGTCCTGAGAAAGCAGAGGAGGCCAAACTGAAGGCCAGATATCCAAATTTAGGGAACAAGCCCGGAGGCTCCGATTTGCTCCGCAAGCGCTTGCAGAAGGGG caaAAATACTTTGACTCCGGCGACTACAACATGGCCAAAGCGAAGATAAAGAACAAACAGCTGCCAGCAGCGGCGCCAGAGAAGACTGAGATCACAGGGGACCACATTCCCACCCCTCAGGACCTGCCCCAAAGGAAACCCTCTCTGGTGGCGAGTAAACTGGCAGGTTGA